From Andrena cerasifolii isolate SP2316 chromosome 12, iyAndCera1_principal, whole genome shotgun sequence, a single genomic window includes:
- the LOC143374956 gene encoding serine/threonine-protein kinase atr isoform X3, which produces MEVNDHSFIRQNNSGITVADSVWKFINSPIIAIFSDLKNATTEQMLRSLLESILKGSATLTTVLVPPFSNGIQDEAIRCQYAAFTTWLFGAMFYVVGEPLSNEILVNSIEIQACMLRILSRHHVTMFETISIEYMNILQEMSEFYKMSGDGKELVLAKFNTERNVIENLDLQAFPVSIKYSNIPLVQMSILKIIMKTGVTVWQQEALSDTILKVIVVSVPTVKFTALNVCVELMEFSLLNKQELHSLILYVLETVKVIPTWLGSNELAGNELHEFIQTLARFIQLSPILPNSIELCFQVIDLIVHELTGCTVNLEAIKILKEEVCNKIRHYFVREPRICTRPEAIKFISCFEYCPNLIIIFMHCILIHTKRTAGTGNSISDVCESWSLLRNELTSATQVGRFERLMHILKASRILQCWLRELKLQTKLYTTDLDDILKTLLQNLSSEHCEQKKIIFESCIHMMAHNESNKQLIQKLITLPFIQHIEIPKEIGNNHVKEAAASLDIATMLKCLEVLCEFGSGMERLKVLNTCILNCEPELAVGALLNSVLLLNSREVKLEDISKYVLEPALYSKEERVHETLVIVLSRLSCYLSGCADFMRASDSTKWTIRCKRCIESSESNVNFNVYCVSDKHDSVLSRYFSLLSSDFVSVRLRISENILSFSNHTKSFNDNKIAKLWVLYMEDENPAVRFNIAARINGILTNKIHLVAKSGVAVENDMPDSLDEFVDLLINTIANALMKALKSSNHALHDTLLVTAKNGASVPLYIIERRILNVFLISILYSTSSPAAVAFATTAYHDIAKSLNVSPKVLYVRYKTDFLRLIMQCAVHNFINHSYNIATSIHRVAKCIGYEGSRQLLRKDGHYAVCFLLPFIVDVPNAKALLHDIAELISMDEKQMLKEYFPQICSYAFLNMSLASATECLRLVSRITQMNLSLLTRQSFMGIFEELMLHFHESPEKIVGLLKIISDYDSSSEKNFITQKGIESYLNLRLHGVLVNFDIKLGSKSDEHTQQSALASLAALMRYMGAQYLTPLRYKILATLRTSLGFKRPGFGLLICDAWNAFVHNIDIKELGPLLPTICVSLISLLKVYPQKIIPMLRFLIIECNEENSDHIAELFFIDDIEVPNEISNIIKARILQARPKGFEANLELWLKRITHETDEVRVKALMYLQKFLAEHRSQLNEMILSETDIHPLIVDLLDTLLIGCQHKDEFIRLLYGECLGELGAIEPSLLPRRIISRDDSSFIPDVNEEFARAMLFEHVAAFQMQKSSQSMDCFSLAIQEILKTYDISPQGRNSNLWNNLPLTVKQIISPFLTSHYKIAAVSDDKKFPHPIYGSEAGSSVENWAFNWLCSMFHNIQDETLNSVLRACKLALKRDIKILTFCLPHVVSYIITNGTEEEHAAIRGEMLTIIDVRKKPTLDPELSRHRPLRHGHSAKADDTRISEETRRMRCAQIVFSVLDHLQRWLWEQRLNRNYKYGAVKQFCEKLDKLIVAEGCYQSREYHRALMYLEQHMDSSNKGLSEALEGGLLAKIYAQLDEPDGISGILASQDQTPTVQQLVLAHEVNGQLQDAATCYERLAQKKALKHTYLQGMIQCYLDLDQPFTAKHITEGVLNSRPELEPLIIENEPFWRLAHFTELDDTSHKNIKHTLLEDLKKGAKPDLLSLKKNLVSLLEDASRPGAYQQCYSYIMKLHILNEFDKAVSTMLTSVEQLPMIFGEWEERGQLVRASRGVEFVFSMRRASLDLAVQLQKATNNSENSVLKQEIGKIWRKSAKIARKRGLHQQAYMYTLSASDSCPPQQLYIEQAQLYWQKGCQEDAFTTLKRSFSNCFQSASYYKSLPSGECLEERKQCAKAKLLYAKYNDETVNVDTDANIINYKEAIEVWREWEKSLLLCAQYYESIIDRMTDEEKDIKGRDLQVHTMNYYGKSLQYGCKYIHQSIPRMLTIWLDFASRVTSRTSFSGNQELTKLSKDALLKMTKIMEVYQERLPIFMWLTAFSQLVSRICHPSSEVQNTLCGIVVKLIHVYPQHCLWMMASVINSSYPARQRRCQEILNNAKLKSPEMIKLIKDFHKLWERLIKLSNNPIPDGITNTTVHQLSCNLPRLLANKEFSSIMMPTTKFRQLHLPSKGVSLENHNPFSTNWVHISGIEDTVAIMPSLQRPRRIALKGSDGKQYLFMCKPKDDLRRDFRLMEFNDIVNKYLQNDPESRQRRLYIRTYSVVPLNEECGLIEWVPNLVGFRPIIISLYKERGIGVSTRELRSMLCALKDPLEKKRRVFLEQLLPRHPSVLGDWFRLMFPDPYGWYEARTAYIRTTAVMSMVGYILGLGDRHGENILFDSKCGDCVHVDFNCLFNRGELFDWPERVPFRLTHNMVDAMGTLKTEGPFRRACEITMRVLRQQCSTLLSMLTPFVYDPLVSWNKNQISDGGEKTNEKAVEHIKNIEQRLKGLIRSHGKKLENIALNLSVEGQTNNLILEATNIDNLCQMYFGWGGYM; this is translated from the exons GAACTCCACAGTTTGATTCTCTATGTTCTTGAGACTGTCAAAGTAATTCCCACCTGGCTAGGCTCGAACGAGCTAGCGGGAAATGAGTTACATGAATTTATACAGACACTTGCTCGATTCATCCAGTTGTCACCGATACTTCCGAATAGTATCGAATTATGCTTTCAGGTGATTGATCTAATAGTTCATGAATTAACGG GATGCACCGTTAATCTGGAGGCTATAAAAATACTTAAAGAGGAAGTGTGTAACAAAATTAGACATTACTTTGTCAGGGAACCAAGAATCTGTACTCGTCCCGAGGCAATCAAATTTATCTCATGTTTCGAATATTGCCCG AACCTCATTATCATTTTTATGCATTGTATTTTAATTCATACTAAACGCACTGCTGGTACTGGTAACTCGATCAGCGATGTCTGTGAATCATGGAGTTTACTGAGAAACGAATTAACATCCGCAACCCAAGTGGGAAGATTTGAGAGACTTATGCATATTTTGAAAGCCTCGCGTATTTTACAATGTTGGCTGAGAGAATTGAAATTGCAAACGAAATTGTATACAACTGATTTAGACGATATACTGAAGACACTTTTGCAGAATTTAAGTTCAGAGCACTGTGAGCAGAAGAAGATTATTTTTGAAAGCTGCATTCACATGATGGCGCACAATGAAtcaaataaacaattaattcaGAAACTAATAACGTTGCCATTTATTCAACATATTGAAATTCCTAAGGAAATCGGGAATAATCACGTGAAAGAAGCTGCTGCGTCCCTTGACATTGCGACAATGTTAAAATGTCTTGAAGTTCTTTGCGAATTTGGTAGTGGAATGGAgcgtttaaaagtattaaacaCTTGTATATTAAACTGTGAACCCGAATTGGCTGTGGGGGCATTGCT GAACAGTGTTCTACTTCTAAACAGTAGAGAAGTGAAATTGGAAGACATTTCGAAATATGTTCTCGAACCTGCCTTATATTCAAAGGAAGAAAGAGTTCACGAAACGCTCGTAATTGTTTTGAGCAGATTAAGTTGTTACTTATCAGGATGTGCAGACTTCATGAG GGCATCAGACAGCACAAAATGGACAATACGATGCAAACGTTGCATCGAGAGTTCCGAAAGCAATGTCAATTTTAATGTCTACTGTGTCTCGGACAAACACGATTCGGTCCTCAGTCGCTACTTCAGTTTATTATCTTCAGACTTTGTTTCAGTGCGTTTACGCATTTCTGAAAACATTCTTTCCTTTTCAAATCACACAAAGTCGTTCAACGACAATAAAATAGCAAAACTATGGGTTTTATATATGGAAGACGAGAATCCTGCGGTCCGTTTTAACATCGCTGCGCGGATTAATGGAATACTGACTAATAAGATACATTTAGTGGCAAAATCTGGGGTAGCGGTAGAAAATGATATGCCTGATTCTTTAGACGAATTTGTCGATTTACTAATTAACACTATAGCAAATGCCCTCATGAAAGCTTTAAAAAGTTCCAATCATGCTCTGCATGATACTTTACTGGTTACAGCAAAAAATGGCGCAAG CGTCCCACTGTATATAATTGAGAGGAGAATTTTGAATGTATTTCTCATATCTATATTATATTCAACGTCATCTCCAGCGGCAGTGGCGTTTGCTACAACCGCGTACCACGACATTGCGAAATCTTTAAACGTTTCCCCTAAAGTATTGTACGTTCGATATAAAACGGATTTCCTGAGG CTTATAATGCAATGCGCAgtccataattttataaatcacTCCTACAACATTGCCACATCGATACACCGCGTTGCAAAGTGTATTGGATACGAGGGATCGCGTCAATTATTACGCAAAGATGGCCATTATGCAGTCTGCTTTTTGCTTCCCTTCATTGTGGACGTGCCAAATGCGAAAGCTCTTCTCCACGACATCGCTGAGTTAATCAGCATggatgaaaaacaaatgttaaaGGAATATTTCCCT CAAATTTGCAGCTACGCCTTCTTAAATATGTCTCTCGCGAGTGCCACAGAATGTTTAAGATTAGTGTCAAGAATCACCCAGATGAATTTATCACTCCTGACAAGGCAGTCATTCATG GGTATATTTGAAGAACTGATGTTACACTTTCACGAATCTCCAGAGAAGATAGTtggattattaaaaattatatctgACTATGATAGTAGTTCAGAGAAGAATTTCATTACACAGAAAGGAATT GAATCTTATTTGAATCTACGTTTACACGGTGTACTAGTAAACTTTGATATAAAACTCGGGTCCAAATCAGATGAGCATACACAGCAATCCGCGCTTGCCTCATTAGCTGCGCTAATGAGGTATATGGGTGCACAATATTTGACACCATTGCGGTACAAGATCCTAGCAACATTGCGAACTTCGCTTGGATTTAAAAGACCAGGATTTGGGCTTCTAATATGCGATGCATGGAATGCATTCGTTCACAA CATCGACATTAAGGAGCTCGGTCCATTATTGCCAACCATATGCGTATCATTAATATCATTACTGAAAGTTTATCCGCAAAAAATAATTCCCATGTTGAGGTTCCTTATCATTGAGTGCAATGAAGAAAATTCTGATCACATTGCGGAATTGTTCTTTATAGACGATATAGAAGTTCCCAATGAGATTTCCAATATAATTAAAGCGCGTATTTTGCAAGCCAG GCCCAAAGGTTTCGAAGCAAATTTAGAGTTGTGGTTGAAACGGATTACTCACGAAACGGACGAAGTGCGAGTCAAAGCTCTGATGTATTTGCAGAAATTCCTCGCAGAGCATCGTAGCCAACTGAACGAAATGATCTTAAGTGAGACGGACATTCATCCACTGATCGTTGAT TTACTAGATACATTATTAATTGGGTGTCAGCATAAGGATGAATTCATCCGCTTACTGTATGGAGAGTGCTTAGGAGAATTGGGTGCCATTGAACCAAGCCTTCTTCCTCGCAGAATTATCTCCAGAG ATGACAGTAGTTTTATCCCCGACGTGAATGAAGAATTCGCCCGTGCCATGCTGTTCGAACATGTAGCTGCATTTCAAATGCAAAAGAGTAGCCAGAGCATGGACTGTTTCTCACTTGCCATTCAA GAAATCTTGAAAACGTACGATATTTCACCTCAAGGGAGAAATAGTAATCTGTGGAATAATCTACCTTTAACTGTGAAGCAGATTATCTCTCCCTTTTTGACTTCGCATTACAAGATAGCAGCCGTCAGCGacgacaaaaagtttcctcaTCCCATTTACGG TTCTGAAGCTGGCTCTTCAGTTGAAAATTGGGCCTTTAATTGGCTTTGCAGTATGTTTCACAATATTCAGGATGAAACGCTTAATAGTGTATTACGTGCGTGTAAATTAGCACTCAAGCGAGATATAAAAATACTAACATTCTGTTTGCCCCATGTTGTGT CATACATAATAACCAATGGCACGGAAGAAGAACACGCCGCAATACGAGGAGAAATGTTGACAATAATCGATGTCAGGAAGAAACCTACGCTTGATCCTGAGTTATCGCGCCATCGACCGCTCAGGCATGGACATAGCGCGAAGGCAGACGATACGAGAATTTCTGAAGAAACCAGACGCATGCGTTGTGCAcag ATCGTATTTTCAGTATTAGATCACTTGCAAAGATGGCTTTGGGAGCAACGGTTAAATCGCAACTATAAGTATGGAGCAGTGAAAC AGTTCTGCGAGAAACTGGATAAATTAATAGTGGCTGAAGGTTGTTATCAGTCTCGAGAATATCATCGAGCGCTAATGTATTTAGAGCAGCATATGGATTCCTCTAATAAAGGATTATCAGAAGCACTGGAGGGTGGATTGCTGGCT AAAATCTATGCACAACTGGATGAACCAGATGGTATATCTGGTATACTAGCTAGCCAGGATCAAACTCCCACGGTTCAGCAATTGGTTCTGGCTCATGAAGTTAATGGACAGCTTCAG GACGCGGCTACGTGTTACGAAAGGCTGGCGCAGAAGAAAGCTTTAAAGCACACGTATTTACAAGGCATGATCCAGTGTTACCTTGATCTTGATCAGCCTTTCACAGCCAAACATATCACTGAAGGAGTTTTAAACAGCAG ACCAGAGCTAGAGCCACTGATAATCGAAAACGAGCCCTTTTGGAGACTGGCTCATTTTACTGAACTTGATGATACTTCGCATAAGAATATAAAGCATACCCTGCTTGAAGACCTCAAGAAAGGTGCAAAACCAGATTTGCTATCGTTAAAGAAGAATCTAGTGTCGTTGCTCGAAGATGCTTCGCGCCCAGGAGCTTATCAGCAATGTTACTCGTACATTATGAA ACTACACATCTTGAATGAGTTTGACAAAGCAGTTTCTACGATGCTAACTAGCGTGGAGCAGCTACCAATGATATTCGGAGAGTGGGAAGAACGTGGTCAACTTGTCAGAGCTTCCCGCGGAGTGGAATTTGTATTTAGTATGCGTAGAGCTTCGTTAGATTTAGCAGTCCAGTTACAGAAAGCGACGAACAATTCAGAAAACTCTGTACTGAAGCAGGAAATTGGCAAAATTTGGCGTAAAAGTGCCAAAATTGCTAGGAA GAGGGGACTGCATCAGCAAGCGTATATGTATACCTTGTCAGCCAGCGATTCTTGCCCGCCGCAACAACTTTACATAGAACAAGCTCAGTTATATTGGCAGAAGGGCTGCCAGGAGGATGCTTTCACGACATTGAAGCGATCTTTCTCCAACTGCTTTCAATCAGCTTCATATTACAAATCTTTGCCATCAGGGGAATGCTTGGAAGAGAGGAAACAATGCGCGAAG GCGAAGCTTCTGTACGCGAAGTATAACGATGAAACAGTTAATGTGGACACCGATGCCAACATCATCAATTACAAGGAAGCTATTGAAGTTTGGAGAGAGTGGGAGAAGAGCTTGCTTCTCTGTGCCCAGTACTATGAATCTATCATAGACAGGATGACTGATGAAGAGAAAGACATTAAAGGACG AGACTTGCAAGTTCACACAATGAACTACTATGGCAAGTCGCTTCAATATGGCTGCAAGTACATTCATCAAtctataccaagaatgttaacTATATGGTTGGACTTTGCTTCCCGCGTGACATCTCGAACTAGCTTTTCCGGGAATCAAGAACTTACGAAACTTAGTAAAGACGCTTTACTCAAAATGACGAAGATTATGG AAGTATACCAAGAAAGGCTGCCGATCTTTATGTGGCTGACAGCATTCAGCCAGCTTGTATCTAGAATTTGTCACCCTTCTTCAGAAGTGCAGAACACCCTCTGTGGAATCGTAGTGAAGCTAATTCACGTTTATCCCCAACATTGCTTGTGGATGATGGCATCAGTTATCAAT TCTTCGTATCCAGCACGCCAGAGACGCTGCCAAGAGATTCTGAATAATGCCAAGCTTAAGTCGCCAGAGATGATAAAACTTATCAAAGACTTTCACAAACTGTGGGAGAGACTAATTAAACTGTCCAACAATCCAATTCCGGAT GGTATCACGAATACTACGGTCCACCAGTTGTCGTGCAATCTTCCTCGTTTACTTGCGAATAAGGAATTTAGTTCAATTATGATGCCGACCACCAAGTTTAGACAACTCCATTTACCGTCCAAAGGTGTATCGTTGGAGAATCATAATCCATTTTCGAC TAACTGGGTTCATATATCGGGGATAGAAGACACCGTAGCCATTATGCCATCTCTTCAAAGACCACGGCGCATTGCTTTAAAAGGATCGGATGGTAAGCAGTATCTTTTCATGTGCAAGCCAAAGGACGATTTGCGAAGGGATTTCAGACTAATGGAATTCAACGACATCGTAAATAAATATCTTCAAAATGATCCGGAATCGCGCCAAAGAAGATTGTATATCCGAACATAC AGTGTTGTGCCTTTAAATGAGGAATGCGGTCTGATAGAATGGGTACCGAATCTGGTCGGTTTCAGACCTATTATAATAAGTTTGTATAAAGAAAGAGGCATTGGAGTGTCAACTAGAGAACTCAGGAGCATGTTGTGCG CGTTGAAAGATCCACtggagaagaagaggagggtGTTCTTAGAGCAACTCCTGCCGAGGCATCCTTCCGTTCTTGGAGACTGGTTCCGTCTTATGTTCCCTGACCCATATGGATG GTACGAAGCACGTACTGCGTACATTAGAACTACAGCGGTGATGTCCATGGTAGGATACATTCTTGGTCTTGGAGATCGGCATGGAGAGAATATACTATTTGACTCTAAATGTGGAGATTGTGTGCACGTGGATTTCAATTGTTTATTTAACAGG GGGGAGCTGTTTGACTGGCCAGAAAGAGTACCGTTTCGTTTAACACACAACATGGTAGACGCTATGGGGACGTTAAAAACTGAAGGGCCGTTTAGGCGTGCTTGTGAGATAACTATGAGGGTTCTTCGGCAACAGTGTAGCACATTGCTGAGTATGCTCACTCCATTTGTATACGACCCACTTGTAAGCTGGAATAAAAATCAAATCAGCGACGGCGGCGAGAAAACGAATGAGAAG gCCGTGGAGCACATAAAGAATATTGAACAACGGCTCAAAGGTCTTATTCGATCACACGGGAAGAAACTAGAGAATATCGCCTTAAATCTCAGCGTCGAGGGGCAAACTAATAATCTGATTCTAGAAGCAACGAACATAGATAATCTTTGCCAAATGTACTTTGGCTGGGGTGGATATATGTAA